The following coding sequences lie in one Hippopotamus amphibius kiboko isolate mHipAmp2 chromosome 17, mHipAmp2.hap2, whole genome shotgun sequence genomic window:
- the KRT10 gene encoding keratin, type I cytoskeletal 10 isoform X1: MSVKYSSSKQYSSSCSGGGGGGGRGGIGSSIKISSSKGSIGGGFCSRGFSSGSFSRGSSGGGGYGGALAGCFGGNYGSSISGGYGGGSFGGGSFGGGSFGGGGSFGRGGNFGGGGFGVGSFGGGSFGGGFGGGFGGDGGLLSGNEKITMQNLNDRLAAYLDKVRALEESNYDLEVKIKEWYEKHGYSKQREPRDYSKYYQIIEDLKNQIINLTVDNAKILIQIDNARLAADDFRVKYENELALRQSVEADINGLRRVLDELTLAKTDLEMQIESLKEELAYLRKNHEEQMKELQNVGSGCVNVEMNAAPGVDLTELLNNMRSQYEQLAEKNRRDAEAWFNAKSKELTTEINSNIEQVSSYKSEITELRRTIQSLEIELQSQLALKKSLEASLAETEGRYCVQLSQIQCQIASLEEQLQQIRAETECQNAEYQQLLDIKIRLENEIQTYRNLLESEGSSNWQVTCGGRGGGSYGGGSSGGGGGGSYGGGGSGGGGGGGGGGGSYGGGGSGGGGGGGGGGGGGGGGGIYGGGSSSGGHKSSSSGSVGESSSKGSRSADTSLDTNKTRIIKTIIEEVAPDGRVLSTMVESETKKHYY; the protein is encoded by the exons ATGTCTGTTAAATATAGCTCAAGCAAGCAAtactcttcctcctgcagtggaggaggaggaggaggggggcgaGGAGGAATAGGATCGTCCATCAAAATTTCGAGCAGCAAAGGCTCCATTGGTGGAGGGTTTTGCTCACGGGGGTTCAGTAGTGGCTCTTTTAGCCGTGGGAGCTCTGGTGGAGGTGGCTATGGAGGGGCATTAGCAGGATGTTTTGGTGGAAACTATGGAAGCAGCATCTCTGGGGGCTATGGAGGAGGCAGCTTTGGAGGGGGCAGCTTTGGAGGGGGCAGCTTCGGTGGAGGGGGCAGCTTCGGTAGAGGGGGCAACTTTGGTGGAGGGGGCTTCGGAGTGGGCAGCTTCGGTGGCGGCAGCTTTGGAGGAGGCTTTGGTGGTGGATTTGGAGGAGATGGTGGCCTTCTctctggaaatgaaaaaataaccaTGCAGAATCTGAATGACCGCCTGGCTGCCTACTTGGACAAAGTTCGGGCTCTGGAAGAATCAAACTATGATCTAGAAGTCAAAATCAAGGAGTGGTATGAAAAGCATGGCTACTCAAAGCAGCGGGAGCCTCGTGATTACAGCAAATACTACCAAATCATTGAAGATCTTAAAAATCAG ATCATCAATCTAACAGTTGACAATGCCAAGATCCTGATTCAGATCGACAATGCCAGGCTGGCAGCTGATGACTTCAGGGTGAA GTATGAGAATGAGCTGGCCCTGCGCCAGAGTGTGGAGGCTGACATCAATGGCCTGCGCAGGGTGCTGGACGAGCTGACCCTGGCCAAGACTGACCTGGAGATGCAGATCGAGAGTTTGAAAGAGGAGCTGGCCTACCTCCGGAAGAACCACGAAGAG CAAATGAAAGAGCTTCAAAATGTAGGCAGTGGTTGTGTGAATGTGGAAATGAATGCTGCCCCGGGTGTTGACCTCACTGAACTTCTGAATAACATGAGAAGTCAGTATGAACAACTTGCCGAAAAAAATCGCAGAGATGCGGAAGCCTGGTTCAATGCAAAG AGCAAGGAACTGACgacagaaatcaacagtaacattgAACAAGTGTCCAGCTATAAATCTGAGATTACTGAGTTGAGACGCACTATTCAAAGTCTGGAGATCGAGCTACAGTCCCAACTAGCCCTA AAAAAATCCCTGGAAGCCTCCTTGGCAGAGACAGAAGGTCGCTACTGTGTGCAGCTCTCTCAAATTCAGTGCCAGATTGCCTCTCTGGAAGAACAACTGCAACAGATTCGAGCTGAGACCGAGTGCCAGAATGCCGAGTACCAACAACTCCTGGATATTAAGATCCGACTGGAGAATGAAATTCAAACCTACCGGAACCTGCTAGAGTCAGAGGGAAG CAGTAACTGGCAAGTAACCTGCGGCGGCCGCGGTGGCGGCAGCTACGGCGGCGGCAGTtccggcggcggcggtggcggcagcTACGGCGGCGGCGGTtccggcggcggcggtggcggcggcggcggtggcggcagcTACGGCGGCGGCGGTtccggcggcggcggtggcggcggcggcggtggcggcggcggtggcggcggcggcatCTACGGCGGCGGAAGCTCCAGCGGAGGCCACAAGTCATCCTCTTCAGGGTCTGTTGGAGAGTCCTCATCTAAGGGTTCAAGGTCAGCAGACACTAGCTTGG ATACTAACAAAACCAGAATAATCAAGACCATAATCGAGGAGGTGGCACCTGATGGTAGAGTCCTTTCAACTATGGTTGAATCAGAAACCAAGAAACACTACTA
- the KRT10 gene encoding keratin, type I cytoskeletal 10 isoform X2, which produces MSVKYSSSKQYSSSCSGGGGGGGRGGIGSSIKISSSKGSIGGGFCSRGFSSGSFSRGSSGGGGYGGALAGCFGGNYGSSISGGYGGGSFGGGSFGGGSFGGGGSFGRGGNFGGGGFGVGSFGGGSFGGGFGGGFGGDGGLLSGNEKITMQNLNDRLAAYLDKVRALEESNYDLEVKIKEWYEKHGYSKQREPRDYSKYYQIIEDLKNQIINLTVDNAKILIQIDNARLAADDFRVKYENELALRQSVEADINGLRRVLDELTLAKTDLEMQIESLKEELAYLRKNHEEQMKELQNVGSGCVNVEMNAAPGVDLTELLNNMRSQYEQLAEKNRRDAEAWFNAKSKELTTEINSNIEQVSSYKSEITELRRTIQSLEIELQSQLALKKSLEASLAETEGRYCVQLSQIQCQIASLEEQLQQIRAETECQNAEYQQLLDIKIRLENEIQTYRNLLESEGSNWQVTCGGRGGGSYGGGSSGGGGGGSYGGGGSGGGGGGGGGGGSYGGGGSGGGGGGGGGGGGGGGGGIYGGGSSSGGHKSSSSGSVGESSSKGSRSADTSLDTNKTRIIKTIIEEVAPDGRVLSTMVESETKKHYY; this is translated from the exons ATGTCTGTTAAATATAGCTCAAGCAAGCAAtactcttcctcctgcagtggaggaggaggaggaggggggcgaGGAGGAATAGGATCGTCCATCAAAATTTCGAGCAGCAAAGGCTCCATTGGTGGAGGGTTTTGCTCACGGGGGTTCAGTAGTGGCTCTTTTAGCCGTGGGAGCTCTGGTGGAGGTGGCTATGGAGGGGCATTAGCAGGATGTTTTGGTGGAAACTATGGAAGCAGCATCTCTGGGGGCTATGGAGGAGGCAGCTTTGGAGGGGGCAGCTTTGGAGGGGGCAGCTTCGGTGGAGGGGGCAGCTTCGGTAGAGGGGGCAACTTTGGTGGAGGGGGCTTCGGAGTGGGCAGCTTCGGTGGCGGCAGCTTTGGAGGAGGCTTTGGTGGTGGATTTGGAGGAGATGGTGGCCTTCTctctggaaatgaaaaaataaccaTGCAGAATCTGAATGACCGCCTGGCTGCCTACTTGGACAAAGTTCGGGCTCTGGAAGAATCAAACTATGATCTAGAAGTCAAAATCAAGGAGTGGTATGAAAAGCATGGCTACTCAAAGCAGCGGGAGCCTCGTGATTACAGCAAATACTACCAAATCATTGAAGATCTTAAAAATCAG ATCATCAATCTAACAGTTGACAATGCCAAGATCCTGATTCAGATCGACAATGCCAGGCTGGCAGCTGATGACTTCAGGGTGAA GTATGAGAATGAGCTGGCCCTGCGCCAGAGTGTGGAGGCTGACATCAATGGCCTGCGCAGGGTGCTGGACGAGCTGACCCTGGCCAAGACTGACCTGGAGATGCAGATCGAGAGTTTGAAAGAGGAGCTGGCCTACCTCCGGAAGAACCACGAAGAG CAAATGAAAGAGCTTCAAAATGTAGGCAGTGGTTGTGTGAATGTGGAAATGAATGCTGCCCCGGGTGTTGACCTCACTGAACTTCTGAATAACATGAGAAGTCAGTATGAACAACTTGCCGAAAAAAATCGCAGAGATGCGGAAGCCTGGTTCAATGCAAAG AGCAAGGAACTGACgacagaaatcaacagtaacattgAACAAGTGTCCAGCTATAAATCTGAGATTACTGAGTTGAGACGCACTATTCAAAGTCTGGAGATCGAGCTACAGTCCCAACTAGCCCTA AAAAAATCCCTGGAAGCCTCCTTGGCAGAGACAGAAGGTCGCTACTGTGTGCAGCTCTCTCAAATTCAGTGCCAGATTGCCTCTCTGGAAGAACAACTGCAACAGATTCGAGCTGAGACCGAGTGCCAGAATGCCGAGTACCAACAACTCCTGGATATTAAGATCCGACTGGAGAATGAAATTCAAACCTACCGGAACCTGCTAGAGTCAGAGGGAAG TAACTGGCAAGTAACCTGCGGCGGCCGCGGTGGCGGCAGCTACGGCGGCGGCAGTtccggcggcggcggtggcggcagcTACGGCGGCGGCGGTtccggcggcggcggtggcggcggcggcggtggcggcagcTACGGCGGCGGCGGTtccggcggcggcggtggcggcggcggcggtggcggcggcggtggcggcggcggcatCTACGGCGGCGGAAGCTCCAGCGGAGGCCACAAGTCATCCTCTTCAGGGTCTGTTGGAGAGTCCTCATCTAAGGGTTCAAGGTCAGCAGACACTAGCTTGG ATACTAACAAAACCAGAATAATCAAGACCATAATCGAGGAGGTGGCACCTGATGGTAGAGTCCTTTCAACTATGGTTGAATCAGAAACCAAGAAACACTACTA
- the KRT10 gene encoding keratin, type I cytoskeletal 10 isoform X3, with translation MSVKYSSSKQYSSSCSGGGGGGGRGGIGSSIKISSSKGSIGGGFCSRGFSSGSFSRGSSGGGGYGGALAGCFGGNYGSSISGGYGGGSFGGGSFGGGSFGGGGSFGRGGNFGGGGFGVGSFGGGSFGGGFGGGFGGDGGLLSGNEKITMQNLNDRLAAYLDKVRALEESNYDLEVKIKEWYEKHGYSKQREPRDYSKYYQIIEDLKNQIINLTVDNAKILIQIDNARLAADDFRVKYENELALRQSVEADINGLRRVLDELTLAKTDLEMQIESLKEELAYLRKNHEEQMKELQNVGSGCVNVEMNAAPGVDLTELLNNMRSQYEQLAEKNRRDAEAWFNAKSKELTTEINSNIEQVSSYKSEITELRRTIQSLEIELQSQLALKKSLEASLAETEGRYCVQLSQIQCQIASLEEQLQQIRAETECQNAEYQQLLDIKIRLENEIQTYRNLLESEGSSNWQVTCGGRGGGSYGGGSSGGGGGGSYGGGGSGGGGGGGGGGGSYGGGGSGGGGGGGGGGGGGGGGGIYGGGSSSGGHKSSSSGSVGESSSKGSRY, from the exons ATGTCTGTTAAATATAGCTCAAGCAAGCAAtactcttcctcctgcagtggaggaggaggaggaggggggcgaGGAGGAATAGGATCGTCCATCAAAATTTCGAGCAGCAAAGGCTCCATTGGTGGAGGGTTTTGCTCACGGGGGTTCAGTAGTGGCTCTTTTAGCCGTGGGAGCTCTGGTGGAGGTGGCTATGGAGGGGCATTAGCAGGATGTTTTGGTGGAAACTATGGAAGCAGCATCTCTGGGGGCTATGGAGGAGGCAGCTTTGGAGGGGGCAGCTTTGGAGGGGGCAGCTTCGGTGGAGGGGGCAGCTTCGGTAGAGGGGGCAACTTTGGTGGAGGGGGCTTCGGAGTGGGCAGCTTCGGTGGCGGCAGCTTTGGAGGAGGCTTTGGTGGTGGATTTGGAGGAGATGGTGGCCTTCTctctggaaatgaaaaaataaccaTGCAGAATCTGAATGACCGCCTGGCTGCCTACTTGGACAAAGTTCGGGCTCTGGAAGAATCAAACTATGATCTAGAAGTCAAAATCAAGGAGTGGTATGAAAAGCATGGCTACTCAAAGCAGCGGGAGCCTCGTGATTACAGCAAATACTACCAAATCATTGAAGATCTTAAAAATCAG ATCATCAATCTAACAGTTGACAATGCCAAGATCCTGATTCAGATCGACAATGCCAGGCTGGCAGCTGATGACTTCAGGGTGAA GTATGAGAATGAGCTGGCCCTGCGCCAGAGTGTGGAGGCTGACATCAATGGCCTGCGCAGGGTGCTGGACGAGCTGACCCTGGCCAAGACTGACCTGGAGATGCAGATCGAGAGTTTGAAAGAGGAGCTGGCCTACCTCCGGAAGAACCACGAAGAG CAAATGAAAGAGCTTCAAAATGTAGGCAGTGGTTGTGTGAATGTGGAAATGAATGCTGCCCCGGGTGTTGACCTCACTGAACTTCTGAATAACATGAGAAGTCAGTATGAACAACTTGCCGAAAAAAATCGCAGAGATGCGGAAGCCTGGTTCAATGCAAAG AGCAAGGAACTGACgacagaaatcaacagtaacattgAACAAGTGTCCAGCTATAAATCTGAGATTACTGAGTTGAGACGCACTATTCAAAGTCTGGAGATCGAGCTACAGTCCCAACTAGCCCTA AAAAAATCCCTGGAAGCCTCCTTGGCAGAGACAGAAGGTCGCTACTGTGTGCAGCTCTCTCAAATTCAGTGCCAGATTGCCTCTCTGGAAGAACAACTGCAACAGATTCGAGCTGAGACCGAGTGCCAGAATGCCGAGTACCAACAACTCCTGGATATTAAGATCCGACTGGAGAATGAAATTCAAACCTACCGGAACCTGCTAGAGTCAGAGGGAAG CAGTAACTGGCAAGTAACCTGCGGCGGCCGCGGTGGCGGCAGCTACGGCGGCGGCAGTtccggcggcggcggtggcggcagcTACGGCGGCGGCGGTtccggcggcggcggtggcggcggcggcggtggcggcagcTACGGCGGCGGCGGTtccggcggcggcggtggcggcggcggcggtggcggcggcggtggcggcggcggcatCTACGGCGGCGGAAGCTCCAGCGGAGGCCACAAGTCATCCTCTTCAGGGTCTGTTGGAGAGTCCTCATCTAAGGGTTCAAG ATACTAA